DNA sequence from the Methanofollis formosanus genome:
GGGACGTCCTTCGCCTGTCTTGAGGTTCTCAACACCCGGTCGGAGTTTGCCGGTCCGCACCCGGTACCGGTCGACCCGATCTTCTTGGCCAGGTGATCGCTGCCCCGGTCCCGTGCCACATGCTCTTCTTCGATGATTCCGCAGCGACCGTCCACGAAGACCCGGCCTTCGACGCCAAGCAGATCGATCTCCTTGAGGAAGACCCGCGGGTCGACGAGCACGCCGCTCCCGATGCAGAGTTTTGCGTCAGGATAGACAAAACCCGACGGGATCATCCGGACACCGTAGTTCTGGTCTCCGACCGTCACGGTGTGCCCGGCGTTCGGGCCCACGCCTCCCCGTGAAATAATAGAGGGATGGTCCTGGTGGGCAACGTGCGCGACGATTTTGCCCTTTCCTTCATCCCCAAAAAATCCTCCGACAATGATGGTGCACGACATGTCTATATCATGTAATTTGGGGCGATACATGATGATAAAAGTATATCATCAGGTGCCCCGACCCCTCACTCCCGGTCGCACTTCTCATTTCCCGACCCTGAGAGGCAGCGCCTGATGGTGCGGTAGAAGGGAATGTGCAGGACGATATGGACGATCATCAGCACCATGAAGATGAGACCGGTGATATTATGGAGATCCACCCATTGGCCTCTCGTCACCCCCAGGAAGACCCTGAGGTTGGTGGCGCCGGTCCCGGCATGGACCCAACCGAAACCCCCTCCACCCGAAGGAAGGAAAAAGAAGAGGA
Encoded proteins:
- a CDS encoding DUF4405 domain-containing protein — its product is MQKRQINAVIDLALLVAFIIVGLTSVVLFFFLPSGGGGFGWVHAGTGATNLRVFLGVTRGQWVDLHNITGLIFMVLMIVHIVLHIPFYRTIRRCLSGSGNEKCDRE